In the Bacteroidota bacterium genome, AGGATTCAAAGCCCGCTTCATAACCATAACCTGTCAGTTTAAGTGTGACGCTGCCGTTAGCGATGTCATCAGGTCCCCGTAGATAGGTGGTACTAAGGGTATTAGGCGGACTTGGTATAAAATTACCATCGCCCGAGGTTGACCAGAGCACTCCATCGCAATAGGTAGCAATTCCCTGAGTGGTAAAGTAGTTCATTTCACAGATCGTATCGTCATTGCCGGCATCTATCGAAGGTGGCAGTATAGGGCCAAAGTCAAATGTCACGATTCTGGTCTTCCATTGAGACTTCATATATTCCTGAGTATACCAGAATGTTGAGTCATCAGCCGGGTCAACCGACATCATGCTGTAGTCGCCCCAACGATTAACGCCAGACTGAGAATTTGTGCCATCAACCACATCCATTTCCGGTATGTTCATCTCTCCCAGTGGAGCATCGGCCGTACGACCTGTATATCTAACTGAAGGATAAACGGTACTGCTCGACACAGAATAGCCGAGGGCAATGTTTCCTTTACCATTCATGGCTATGCTGCCCATCCAGCGGTTTTCGGCATCAGGTGAATAGGTCCCCTGCTGATAAATGTACCAGTTACTAGCATCTTTCCTGAACTCATACCACCTGATACCGGCATGATTACTGACATTGACGGTATGATTTGTAAGCAGTACCTGCCAGGAGCCAAAATTCCGGTACTGCAGGCGGTACATCAACCTGTCGGTCATATCATCAAGCGTCTGTGTTGTTCCTGGCTGGGTAATACCTGACAGATTTGCACTGAAGGGATCCACATCGATAAGCTGGAGGAGAGTGAATGTTGAATTAAGGGTATTATTCCAGTCGACGTGAAAGCCATAAATTTTCATTTTCTGGGCATTGATAGACAGGCTGGTAAAGAAGCATGTTGTACCGTCGGGTGGCGAAGGGCCATCGACGTCGGCAGGCAGGATTTCGAGTGTTGATGTGTTCAGGTCGAAATAGACCATGCGGGCACCGGGGTCGCCGATAAGCATTTTATCGCGTTCGAAAGCTGCCACACCACCTTTTACCTGGGTGCCGAACATCCTGAAGGTTCCATAATAGGCATCATTCCAAACGCCAAGCTTAGGATAGTCATTCATGGCGTTGAACTGCCATGCATAGCGGTACCAGGAACCAAGGGGATCATTGGTTTGGGATATAGCGAATAGTTGCCAGTATGTACCTCCGGTAATGTCAGTGTTGACTGCAAACTGCGATGCCATCCACCGGTCAGCCTGTTCATCATATAACACAACAGGGTCACCGTCGTTAGTGCCGGTCCATGAACCGATGAATCCCTCCCACAATGTGCTGTTATCGACAGGACCGTAAACCAAATTGCCCTGTTTGTCCCAAATGGCAAACGACAGGTTAATCATCTGAAAATAATAGTCAGGGCTCACATCACCTTCCGTATCCGGAGGATATACGCCATTGACATTACCCACTCCATCATAGTTGCGAATAGGGCCTCGAACTGAATGCTTGCCGAAATAAGCCTGCAGAACCGGATCAGTAAAATTTTCACGAATCTCAAAACTATGATTTCTTGAGGATTCTTCCTGGTATTTATCCTCGACAAGTCCATTTTTCCAGCTCCTGTCACGTTGTCCCGGCAGGATGACTTTCATATCCCGTAAGGGCGGAGTTTTGTCAAAATAAACAGCCTTTTCAACCCTGGTCAGTTGAAACACTTCCTGAGCCTGAAGTACAAGTGAACTTAATACAATTAAGCCTGATAAGAATAAAAAACGTTTCATGATATGTATAAATTATTAATTATTAATTGATTAGCTTATGCTATTTTAAAATCAAATGTATTTTTCAACCTGTTCCTCATCAGATATAACACCAGATAGTATGGTCCCATCAATGAAATGGAAACCAACGCAGCTACACCTTCATTGATTGAAAAAGAGGTAAGGATAACCAGCGATATAACAAGTATCAGCAATGGCAACAGATAAGCAAGGACGACAGCTTTCTTCCCCAGTGATTTTTCAAGCACCACATTGACCTGCTCACCTGTTTTATAATTATCCTTAAAGTTTCTTCTTATTTCGATGATCTTTTCTTGCATCTCGGCCATACTGCATGCCGCTTTTACGTGGCAGGCGGAACATGCCGATAAGTTCATGATCCTGACATAGATAGTCTCATTGTCAACTTTTTCAACAATCCCGGGATGTGAAATGATATCTGAAGATTCGTTTATTCCCATGCAATAACAAATGTACTCATTTTTTTGTACACATCTCACTACTTTTTGTCATGTTCAAAAAAACAATTGAATCATGGTGTTGTAAGAGCGACAGGTAAAATTTTGCCGTTAAAATACTTATGACCATTCAACGCGAAATGCATGACGAACTCAGCCATGGTAGCAGCATCCAAAGGTGCCTGATAACCGGGGAAAGCATTACGGAACATATCTGTATCCACAGCTCCTAATGCCAGGCAATTCACCTTTATCCCGAATATTTTGAATTCTTCTGCCAAACATTCTGTAAGGACAGCCAAGGCTCCCTTGCTGGCGTTATACAGTGACATTCCACTATATTTCACACTACCCTGAACACCTCCCATGCTGCTGATATTCACAATATGACTGCCCTTTCGCAGCATAGGGAGAAACAGCTGGGTGAGGCGGATGACACTTTTCAGATTGATGTCGAAAACCTCGTCATACTCCTCAATGGTAAATTGATCAAAAGGCTTATTAATGAGCATTCCGGCATTGTTGATGAGTATATCAACATGGTCGAAAACCTTGGCGACAGAAGGTTTAAGGACATGATGATAATCCCCTTTCCGGAGATCGAAAGGTAAAGGAAATATGCTGCTGGTATGTTCCGGAACTTTGCACTCAGAGGCAAGGGCTTCAAGTCGTTTCTTATCTCTTGAAATAGCAATGATGCAATTATCGGGCTGGTGATAAAATGCTTTTGCCGTTTCGTATCCCAAACCTTTACTGGCGCCGGTAATGATGATATTCATTTGAGATGGATTTACCGGTATACCGGAACTTATGTAATATATTTATTTGGGAACCTGTTCCACCATACCCTTTATAGCAATCATCTTTGATGGAGACTTAATATCGTTGGAGATCACAGTAACATGATAGCTCTGCTCTCCCTTCTTGCGTTTGCTGTCGAAAGTCACCGTTATTACCCCGCTTTGTCCCGGTTCCACAGTTTTAACGCTTGTTTCCGCCTTGGTGCATCCACATGATGCCTTAGTGGAATAAATGTTCAATGTTCTTTTACCGGTATTTTTGAAAGGGAATTTAATGGTTGCCACATCCCCTTCTTTTAATTTGCCGAAATTCATCTCGGTGCTGTCAAAAACGATAACCGGCGGATTAGAGCGTTCCTGTTCGGTCAATGTTGAGAAGTCAGGCATTATGTCGGGGCTGATGATGATCCTTTTTTTAGATTTTACTGTATCATTGGTAATGAGATTCAAATGATCCACAACACGACCATATTCATTCTTTTTTTTCGCATCGTAAGTGATAATTAATTTCCCTTCTGCATTCGGGTTCAATGTTTCAGGGATGAGCTTATAGGTGATATAATCAGGGGCGTCCTCCACTGAAAGAGTCATTACTTTACCCCATCCATTTAACATAAATACCGTGTCGGTCATTACACTGTTGATTGTGATTCCGGGAAAACCCAGTCCAAATGACTTAAATTTAAGGTTACCAATATTTGCCTGGTAATTCTTATCCCTGACTGTGACCTTCTCTTCATTCTGTGCAAAAACAGCGGAAGAAAAAACAACACATCCCAAAATGATCCATAATGAGATTAATGATTTCCGTTTCATAGTCATAATATTCTTAATTAATAATAGTTGTTTAACGAAATTCAGGACAAATATTGTATCCCGAACTGCTTATTGAACGATAAATTTCCTGCTCGTCGTTTGTACGTTGGATTTAAGTTGAACTATATACAATCCTGCTTTCAATTTTTCACCCTGGCTTGTGGTTCCATTCCAGCGTTGTGTATAAGGTCCCTCCAAAGTGTACCCTGTTTTCAGTATCCTTATCAGGTGGCCATTTATATCGGCGATGGAGAGTTCAATATGTCCGGATCTGGATAGTTCAAAAGAAAAAGAAATCTCTTTACCTTCACTGATACCGGCTGGATTGGGATAAACCTCAAGCGTCGGCATAAACGTCTGATTGTCTGATGGATTGCTGATGCCGACAGAAATATCATCAATATTTATCTTATATGCTGACAGGCCATAAGTACCCATGATAAGCGTACGTGTGGGGCTGTGTAATTTCATTGCTGTAACCGCGACGTTGCCAAGACCCTGTGAAACGCTTATCCAGTTCTGACCTCCATTTTCAGTATAATATACACCGGCATCAGATCCGACTAAGATACGGTTAGGAATTTCAGGATCGAGAAGAATGCAGTTCATGGGCAGTTCGGGCAGGTTACTGCTAATGCTTGTCCAGGTTTCGCCCAGGTCGGTCGATTTGAAAACATGAGGCAACGGTTCATCCCAGCGAAAGCCGGAGATGGTCGCATAGATCGTATTGGCATCATGCGGATCTGCTGCCACGCCGGTGATCCAGCGCTTCGGCAGCCCTTCGGATATCTCATTCCATGTACTGCCGCCATTAACGGAAATATGAACATGACCGTCATCAGTACCTGCAAGTACGATACTGGGATCCAATGGTGACACGGCCAAAGTGCTGACAGTATGCCATGTACTGCCATCATCGCCATCGGTCATATCGCTTGAAACGGCAGTC is a window encoding:
- a CDS encoding DUF1573 domain-containing protein — protein: MKRKSLISLWIILGCVVFSSAVFAQNEEKVTVRDKNYQANIGNLKFKSFGLGFPGITINSVMTDTVFMLNGWGKVMTLSVEDAPDYITYKLIPETLNPNAEGKLIITYDAKKKNEYGRVVDHLNLITNDTVKSKKRIIISPDIMPDFSTLTEQERSNPPVIVFDSTEMNFGKLKEGDVATIKFPFKNTGKRTLNIYSTKASCGCTKAETSVKTVEPGQSGVITVTFDSKRKKGEQSYHVTVISNDIKSPSKMIAIKGMVEQVPK
- a CDS encoding T9SS type A sorting domain-containing protein, encoding MKRFLFLSGLIVLSSLVLQAQEVFQLTRVEKAVYFDKTPPLRDMKVILPGQRDRSWKNGLVEDKYQEESSRNHSFEIRENFTDPVLQAYFGKHSVRGPIRNYDGVGNVNGVYPPDTEGDVSPDYYFQMINLSFAIWDKQGNLVYGPVDNSTLWEGFIGSWTGTNDGDPVVLYDEQADRWMASQFAVNTDITGGTYWQLFAISQTNDPLGSWYRYAWQFNAMNDYPKLGVWNDAYYGTFRMFGTQVKGGVAAFERDKMLIGDPGARMVYFDLNTSTLEILPADVDGPSPPDGTTCFFTSLSINAQKMKIYGFHVDWNNTLNSTFTLLQLIDVDPFSANLSGITQPGTTQTLDDMTDRLMYRLQYRNFGSWQVLLTNHTVNVSNHAGIRWYEFRKDASNWYIYQQGTYSPDAENRWMGSIAMNGKGNIALGYSVSSSTVYPSVRYTGRTADAPLGEMNIPEMDVVDGTNSQSGVNRWGDYSMMSVDPADDSTFWYTQEYMKSQWKTRIVTFDFGPILPPSIDAGNDDTICEMNYFTTQGIATYCDGVLWSTSGDGNFIPSPPNTLSTTYLRGPDDIANGSVTLKLTGYGYEAGFESYDSLLLSIVKKPDADAGIDTTICNYHTLTLSGQAEYASSYYWTTNGDGAFSDTASLTAEYFPGTGDIAAGSVKLTLHALAIAPCSLPNTDYMKLTLDPCTGMDEKYADKIDVKVIPNPTSGVFDVYINGVGNQAFNVQVTDTQGNILFSERSNTQVASYTKKFDMTYFPKGIYLLKVRAGNSQKVEKIVVQ
- a CDS encoding SDR family oxidoreductase — its product is MNIIITGASKGLGYETAKAFYHQPDNCIIAISRDKKRLEALASECKVPEHTSSIFPLPFDLRKGDYHHVLKPSVAKVFDHVDILINNAGMLINKPFDQFTIEEYDEVFDINLKSVIRLTQLFLPMLRKGSHIVNISSMGGVQGSVKYSGMSLYNASKGALAVLTECLAEEFKIFGIKVNCLALGAVDTDMFRNAFPGYQAPLDAATMAEFVMHFALNGHKYFNGKILPVALTTP
- a CDS encoding SoxR reducing system RseC family protein produces the protein MGINESSDIISHPGIVEKVDNETIYVRIMNLSACSACHVKAACSMAEMQEKIIEIRRNFKDNYKTGEQVNVVLEKSLGKKAVVLAYLLPLLILVISLVILTSFSINEGVAALVSISLMGPYYLVLYLMRNRLKNTFDFKIA